A genome region from Spirochaetae bacterium HGW-Spirochaetae-1 includes the following:
- a CDS encoding NAD+ synthase: protein MKIAMAQINPIVADIDGNNKKIKSFINEAIRQGADLVVFPEMATMGYPPMDLVKSPKLIRDNLASLEDIATLSTDIAIICGYVDVDIENPPMLFNSAAFMTGGAVHSRHNKTLLPQYDVFDELRYFTPARRHDIVELKGTRLGITICEDIWNALDSDEGRIMENVKYPIDPVEILTGKNVDIIINISASPFVKEKNNARIAMLRKEALSHNVSIIYVNQVGGNDSLIFDGNSMAINNRGVLTGHAPGFEETLAVVDTTSEIEVPVPDDMLEDIRRALMLGIRDYVHKCGFRQVLIGLSGGIDSALTCALAVEALGKENILGITMPSRFSSAGSIDDSVSLARNLGVRIETIPIRELHEQFVRDLGPLFEGLPEDITEENIQARIRGTLLMAVSNKTGRLLLTTGNKSELAMGYCTLYGDMNGGLAVISDLPKTLVYRLSRHLNRDGIKIPLETIEKPPSAELRENQKDEDSLPPYEVLDKILELYIEELRSAEEIIARGFDIETVRWILRIVNLNEYKRRQAATGLKITSKAFGTGRRIPLAQKFVP, encoded by the coding sequence ATGAAAATCGCCATGGCGCAGATAAATCCCATTGTAGCCGATATCGACGGCAACAATAAAAAGATAAAATCCTTCATAAACGAGGCGATACGGCAAGGGGCTGATCTCGTGGTATTCCCGGAAATGGCCACCATGGGTTATCCTCCCATGGACCTGGTAAAAAGCCCGAAACTCATCCGGGACAACCTGGCGTCGCTGGAGGATATCGCAACCTTAAGCACTGACATTGCCATAATCTGCGGCTATGTTGATGTTGATATCGAAAATCCCCCCATGCTCTTCAACTCGGCAGCCTTCATGACGGGCGGAGCGGTCCATTCCCGCCACAACAAAACGCTCCTGCCCCAGTACGATGTATTCGACGAACTGCGCTATTTCACACCGGCGCGAAGGCACGATATCGTGGAACTGAAAGGTACGCGCCTGGGCATCACCATATGCGAGGATATCTGGAACGCCCTGGACAGCGACGAGGGCAGGATAATGGAAAACGTCAAATATCCCATAGACCCCGTGGAAATACTCACGGGTAAAAATGTGGACATCATCATCAACATTTCAGCCTCACCCTTCGTTAAGGAGAAAAATAACGCGCGGATAGCCATGCTCAGAAAGGAAGCACTATCGCATAACGTTTCAATTATATACGTAAACCAGGTTGGAGGCAATGACAGTCTCATATTCGACGGCAACAGCATGGCCATAAACAACAGGGGGGTTCTGACGGGACACGCCCCGGGATTTGAAGAAACCCTGGCCGTTGTTGACACGACATCGGAAATTGAGGTGCCCGTACCCGACGACATGCTGGAAGATATCCGGCGCGCCCTGATGCTGGGAATCCGGGACTATGTGCACAAGTGCGGGTTCAGGCAGGTGCTCATAGGCCTTTCGGGAGGCATCGATTCGGCCCTGACCTGCGCCCTGGCCGTCGAGGCCCTGGGAAAGGAAAATATCCTTGGCATCACCATGCCGTCACGCTTTTCCTCGGCGGGAAGCATCGACGATTCCGTGAGCCTGGCCCGGAACCTGGGCGTCCGCATCGAGACCATCCCCATACGGGAACTCCATGAACAGTTTGTCCGCGACCTGGGTCCCCTCTTTGAAGGCCTGCCCGAAGATATCACCGAGGAAAATATCCAGGCCCGCATACGCGGAACCCTGCTAATGGCCGTAAGCAACAAGACGGGACGCCTGCTCCTTACCACGGGCAACAAGTCGGAGCTGGCCATGGGATACTGTACGCTCTACGGCGACATGAACGGCGGGCTTGCCGTCATCTCCGATCTGCCCAAGACCCTGGTCTACCGGCTCTCGCGCCACCTGAACCGTGACGGCATTAAAATTCCACTGGAAACCATTGAAAAACCGCCATCGGCGGAACTGCGGGAAAACCAGAAGGATGAGGATTCCCTCCCCCCCTACGAAGTGCTGGATAAAATTCTGGAGCTTTATATTGAGGAGCTGCGCTCCGCCGAAGAGATCATCGCACGGGGATTCGACATCGAAACGGTGCGCTGGATCCTCCGCATCGTGAACCTCAACGAATACAAGCGTCGGCAGGCGGCCACGGGCCTGAAGATCACCTCAAAAGCTTTTGGAACAGGGCGGCGCATACCCCTGGCACAGAAATTTGTTCCCTGA